Proteins found in one Bremerella volcania genomic segment:
- a CDS encoding helix-turn-helix domain-containing protein, whose amino-acid sequence MSHKYWERNVPGQQHSKSKNDAATISLALRPIEAARSLGISPRYLSQLKQEGKIPFAVIGDGKRPIIVYPVEALREWLSQQTKSVHSDPQ is encoded by the coding sequence ATGTCACATAAATATTGGGAACGTAACGTTCCTGGCCAACAGCATTCAAAATCAAAGAACGATGCCGCTACCATCTCGTTGGCCTTGCGACCTATCGAAGCGGCTAGATCTCTCGGGATTTCGCCCCGATATCTTTCTCAATTGAAGCAAGAGGGCAAAATCCCATTCGCGGTAATCGGAGATGGGAAACGGCCAATTATCGTCTATCCCGTTGAGGCACTACGGGAATGGTTATCGCAGCAGACCAAATCGGTACATAGCGATCCACAATAA
- a CDS encoding HNH endonuclease, translating to MAGASEDAIRIIYFVNTDGRPHQEIYGNKAFFDLKTEGPYASKAVGLPVGQECVVASYANKARTLVNLDWYSFSVERIRDDDQGRPHRVFFGNLIFTETLDKADAAKSNAYDQMFNVNGDFKRPSALENKVAISQLPTEIGGRIDLFPDEVVAGDGSYIEGALRRVEVNAYERNPQARRDCIAHYKPKCVICKFDFGKTYGPVAEGFMHVHHLKPLHELKESYRVDPVKDLRPVCPNCHAVIHLGGSNRSISEVKKMLQKA from the coding sequence GTGGCTGGAGCATCTGAGGACGCCATTCGCATTATCTACTTCGTCAATACAGACGGACGGCCTCATCAAGAGATCTACGGCAATAAGGCATTCTTCGATCTCAAAACAGAAGGCCCGTATGCGTCGAAGGCAGTCGGATTGCCAGTAGGGCAGGAATGCGTTGTCGCTAGTTATGCGAACAAAGCAAGAACATTGGTCAACCTCGACTGGTATTCGTTCAGCGTTGAGCGAATACGCGACGACGATCAAGGTCGTCCGCACCGAGTATTCTTTGGGAATTTGATTTTCACTGAGACCCTAGACAAGGCGGATGCGGCGAAATCGAATGCCTATGACCAGATGTTCAACGTAAATGGCGATTTTAAGCGACCCTCAGCTTTGGAAAACAAAGTCGCGATTTCGCAACTTCCAACAGAAATTGGAGGCCGCATCGATTTGTTTCCCGACGAAGTAGTGGCCGGGGATGGAAGCTATATCGAAGGAGCCCTTCGGCGTGTAGAAGTAAACGCATACGAGCGAAATCCGCAAGCGAGACGCGATTGCATCGCCCACTACAAACCAAAATGCGTCATCTGCAAGTTTGATTTTGGAAAAACATACGGTCCCGTGGCAGAAGGGTTTATGCACGTACACCACTTGAAGCCGCTTCATGAGCTGAAAGAGTCGTACAGGGTCGATCCAGTGAAAGACCTGCGTCCGGTGTGCCCAAATTGTCATGCCGTGATTCATCTGGGCGGATCTAATCGCTCAATCAGCGAGGTCAAAAAGATGCTTCAGAAAGCATAG
- a CDS encoding class I SAM-dependent DNA methyltransferase produces MSLASQNVVNKAWNFAHVLRDDGLSYMAYTEQITFLLFLKMAHEQTKRPYNRKPMVPAKYNWEQLLKKEGDELEEQYRHTLEHLGSEKGMLGDIFKKARADIHNPATLKRLIVDLIEPVAWSSMEADVKGDVYEGMLARSAEESPKGAGQYFTPRQLIKAIVDCMELVPEDTVCDPASGTGGFLLAAHDYVAKKYGKDLDKDQKKHLRKAFVSGWELVPNTARLCIMNLYLHGVDADPPPIRSGVDALASAPSDRYSVVITNPPFGKKSSISIVNEAGDLEKEDNVYERQDFWTATKNKQLNFVQHVKSSLKIHGRCAIVVPDNVLFEGGAGETIRRNLLRQCDVHTLLRLPTGIFYAQGVKANVLFFDAKPAQEKAWTRKLWVYDLRTNMHFTLKTNPLKRSDLDEFVKCYRPGKRHLRKPTWDAEKNPEGRWRSYDYDELIKRDKVNLDIFWLRDKTIEDSDDLPEPDILAQEIADDLQMALEQFQAIADRVRE; encoded by the coding sequence TTGTCTCTCGCATCGCAAAATGTCGTCAACAAAGCTTGGAACTTCGCCCACGTCCTCCGCGATGATGGCCTATCCTACATGGCCTATACAGAGCAGATCACGTTTCTGCTCTTTCTGAAAATGGCTCACGAGCAGACGAAGCGTCCGTACAACCGGAAGCCGATGGTTCCCGCCAAGTACAACTGGGAGCAGTTGCTCAAGAAAGAGGGGGACGAGCTTGAGGAGCAGTATCGGCACACCTTGGAGCATTTGGGCTCCGAAAAGGGAATGCTGGGGGATATCTTCAAGAAGGCCAGGGCGGATATCCATAACCCTGCTACGCTGAAACGGCTGATAGTGGATCTCATTGAGCCTGTCGCGTGGTCCAGCATGGAAGCCGATGTGAAAGGGGATGTCTATGAAGGAATGCTTGCCAGGAGTGCTGAGGAGTCTCCCAAGGGGGCTGGGCAGTACTTTACCCCTCGGCAACTGATCAAAGCGATCGTCGATTGCATGGAGCTAGTTCCCGAGGATACCGTTTGCGACCCTGCATCCGGCACAGGCGGTTTTCTGCTGGCCGCCCATGATTATGTGGCGAAGAAGTACGGGAAAGACCTCGACAAGGATCAGAAGAAGCATCTCCGCAAGGCATTCGTGAGCGGTTGGGAATTGGTTCCCAACACAGCTCGGCTGTGCATCATGAATCTCTACCTGCACGGCGTGGATGCCGATCCGCCTCCGATCCGATCTGGCGTCGATGCCCTGGCAAGTGCTCCGAGCGATCGATACAGCGTCGTCATCACCAATCCGCCATTCGGCAAGAAGAGCAGTATCTCAATCGTCAATGAAGCGGGCGATTTGGAGAAAGAAGACAACGTTTACGAGCGTCAGGATTTCTGGACCGCAACGAAGAATAAGCAATTGAACTTCGTCCAGCATGTCAAATCATCGCTGAAGATCCATGGCCGTTGTGCGATCGTTGTACCGGATAACGTGCTATTCGAGGGTGGAGCCGGTGAAACGATTCGACGCAACCTTTTGCGTCAGTGTGATGTTCATACGCTCCTGAGGCTTCCAACCGGGATCTTCTACGCCCAAGGCGTGAAAGCGAACGTTCTCTTTTTCGACGCGAAACCGGCTCAGGAAAAAGCCTGGACCCGGAAACTCTGGGTCTACGATCTTCGCACGAACATGCACTTCACGCTCAAAACGAATCCGCTCAAGCGTTCGGATCTGGACGAGTTTGTGAAATGCTACCGACCAGGCAAACGTCATCTACGCAAGCCAACCTGGGACGCTGAAAAGAATCCAGAAGGACGCTGGAGATCTTACGACTACGACGAACTGATCAAACGCGATAAGGTCAACCTCGATATCTTCTGGCTTCGCGACAAAACAATCGAAGATTCGGACGACCTTCCTGAACCGGATATCCTGGCTCAGGAAATCGCCGATGACCTCCAGATGGCTTTGGAGCAGTTTCAGGCGATAGCGGATCGAGTTCGGGAGTAG
- a CDS encoding HNH endonuclease family protein: protein MRYIDPTQIELNLPSDWFDVVSKAVEYVDEKVSEAKQDCLAKKLTPVESEKVIRTARSKAINAKSQVWSDVGKHLRKISNDKCWYCEADQSRSDMPVDHFRPKNSVVECGGKHPGYWWLAFEWSNYRLACTFCNSRRVFSDSEGGKHDHFPLLDEGKRAYKKGGEIDESPTLLDPCDVDDVDCLTYIDTGQAWEKELDESTDEFKRANTSIKLYHLNHPKTIRERKLIAIETRDRVQRIAEILETKKGDRTQQQTKDLKRLTAELISFIRHTQAFCSAARVYLSNYRKLPFVDSILQKA from the coding sequence ATGAGATACATCGATCCAACTCAAATTGAACTGAATTTGCCGAGCGATTGGTTCGATGTCGTTAGCAAAGCAGTTGAGTATGTTGACGAGAAGGTAAGCGAAGCCAAGCAAGATTGCCTCGCGAAAAAGCTAACGCCTGTGGAGTCTGAGAAAGTCATTAGGACTGCACGGTCGAAGGCAATCAATGCGAAGTCGCAAGTTTGGTCTGATGTCGGTAAGCATCTGCGGAAAATAAGCAATGACAAATGCTGGTATTGCGAGGCAGATCAGAGTCGGTCAGATATGCCAGTGGATCATTTTCGGCCAAAAAACTCTGTTGTCGAGTGCGGTGGCAAACATCCAGGGTATTGGTGGCTTGCATTCGAATGGTCCAATTACCGGCTCGCGTGCACGTTCTGCAATAGCCGTCGCGTGTTCTCGGACTCTGAGGGGGGGAAACATGATCATTTTCCGCTCTTGGATGAGGGCAAGAGGGCCTATAAGAAGGGTGGCGAAATTGACGAATCTCCGACACTTCTCGACCCGTGTGATGTAGACGATGTGGACTGTCTTACTTACATTGACACAGGGCAAGCTTGGGAGAAAGAACTTGACGAATCGACCGACGAGTTCAAACGAGCAAATACATCCATAAAACTGTATCACCTGAATCACCCCAAGACGATTCGAGAACGTAAGCTAATCGCGATAGAAACGAGGGACCGAGTGCAGCGGATTGCAGAGATCCTTGAGACGAAGAAGGGTGATAGAACTCAACAACAAACTAAGGATTTAAAACGACTGACGGCTGAACTGATTTCCTTCATTCGTCACACGCAGGCATTTTGCTCTGCCGCAAGAGTATACTTGTCGAATTATCGAAAATTGCCCTTCGTCGATAGCATTTTGCAGAAGGCATAG
- a CDS encoding AAA family ATPase: protein MRIRSVYIGKFKNLCDFHIRFSDEKRSWVTVILGWNGAGKSNLIEAIVIIFRELDLNQAPSFAYRIEYECSDSIVEIDAVDKVDATMPAATKDIHPVISGNKVSFKRFCSDEYVAQRPGHVFGYYSGPSNRLEEHFEEHQKRFYRSLLDGDEKPLRRLFYARPVHANFVLLSFFSKPSGESSKFLEDLLGIEAFESALFVMRQPPWYSKSPKREAKAKGDSRFWFARGVVKNFLATLFETALAPMYLPRKVDVEFQNQKKNVDHLYLFIRNKSDLRKLRKGYGTQAEFFKVLESTYLSKLLVEVRVRVRIRGLDGSLVFRELSEGEQQLLTVLGLLEFTKEQQSLFLLDEPDTHLNPAWSIRYLGLLEEILTEKDRSHVMVATHDPLFISGLDKEQVRVLRREESQRRITSFEPDESPRGMGVVGLLTSEMFGLRSDLDAATLKMIDDKVKLTTKRENLTPKQQRDLEKIDSELDRLGLLNTFSDPYYMAFLKGLSRRRSGMKLFRQSKYSKDEIKEQEELVDEILAEAEDSSGQ from the coding sequence ATGAGAATTCGCTCGGTTTACATCGGAAAATTCAAGAACCTCTGTGACTTTCATATAAGATTCTCCGATGAGAAGAGATCTTGGGTTACGGTGATACTTGGTTGGAATGGCGCAGGTAAATCAAATCTGATCGAAGCGATTGTCATTATTTTTAGAGAGCTTGATCTTAATCAGGCCCCCTCCTTTGCATATCGCATCGAATACGAGTGCAGCGATAGTATCGTTGAGATCGATGCTGTGGACAAAGTCGATGCAACTATGCCCGCAGCGACGAAAGACATTCATCCAGTTATTAGCGGAAACAAAGTATCATTCAAGAGATTTTGCTCCGATGAATATGTGGCACAAAGGCCAGGCCATGTCTTCGGATATTATTCAGGGCCAAGCAATAGGCTAGAGGAGCACTTCGAGGAGCATCAAAAGCGTTTTTACCGATCTCTGCTTGATGGAGATGAAAAACCGCTGCGACGTCTGTTTTACGCACGTCCAGTTCATGCAAATTTCGTGCTACTCTCTTTCTTTAGCAAACCATCGGGAGAAAGTAGCAAGTTCCTTGAAGACCTTTTGGGAATCGAAGCATTCGAGTCCGCATTGTTTGTCATGCGCCAACCACCATGGTACAGCAAATCACCAAAGCGAGAGGCCAAAGCTAAGGGGGACAGCCGGTTCTGGTTTGCACGTGGAGTCGTAAAAAACTTCCTGGCTACACTTTTCGAGACAGCATTGGCACCGATGTATTTGCCACGAAAGGTTGATGTTGAGTTCCAAAATCAAAAGAAGAACGTGGATCATCTCTATCTATTCATCCGCAATAAGAGTGATCTTCGCAAGCTGAGGAAGGGGTACGGGACGCAGGCGGAGTTTTTCAAGGTTTTAGAAAGTACTTACCTGTCAAAGTTGCTCGTCGAAGTCCGGGTACGAGTGCGGATACGTGGGCTCGATGGCTCCCTAGTTTTTCGTGAATTGAGCGAAGGCGAGCAACAGTTGCTCACTGTTCTTGGCCTTTTGGAATTCACGAAAGAGCAGCAATCACTCTTTCTGCTCGATGAGCCTGACACACATCTCAACCCCGCATGGAGCATTCGATACCTGGGACTGCTTGAAGAAATACTAACGGAAAAGGATCGTAGCCACGTAATGGTTGCCACTCACGATCCTCTCTTTATTTCCGGCTTGGATAAAGAACAAGTTCGTGTCCTTCGCAGAGAGGAAAGCCAACGACGAATCACTTCGTTTGAGCCAGATGAGTCACCTCGTGGCATGGGAGTCGTTGGATTGCTAACCAGTGAGATGTTCGGACTAAGATCTGATCTCGACGCCGCTACACTTAAGATGATTGATGACAAGGTAAAGCTTACGACCAAGAGAGAAAACTTGACACCGAAACAACAAAGGGATTTGGAGAAGATTGATTCGGAGTTAGATCGCCTGGGTCTGCTTAATACATTTTCCGACCCTTACTATATGGCGTTTCTTAAAGGATTGTCTCGGCGACGTAGTGGGATGAAGCTTTTCAGGCAGTCAAAGTACTCCAAGGATGAGATCAAAGAGCAAGAGGAACTCGTTGATGAAATACTTGCCGAGGCCGAGGATAGTAGCGGCCAATGA
- a CDS encoding restriction endonuclease subunit S yields MSEKYNLPESWETVLLIDVLELNPAKLVISTDDESHFVFVPMSAVSAEFGGIDVSGKRPYREVKKGYTQFQAADVLFAKITPCMENGKIAVVPELDSQVGYGSTEFHVLRSLMHVDPKWIAYYLSQSSVRRDAKRNMTGSAGQLRVPKRWLEKLRIPIAPLKEQKRIVEKIEELFSELDAGVAALERAKTKLKRYRASVLKAAVHGSLTADWRSKHPEVEPASQLLERILAERRRKWEEEQLAKFETAGKKPPKDWRERYKEPFTPDPSELPELPKSWCWASVDQMGEVQLGRQRSPQKRSKDYPTKYIRAANITEEGIDTSNILEMEFTPSEVDRFRMKKGDLVVSEASGSSNQVGKPAIWNNELPVCCFQNTVIRLRPEGVRSDYLLVILKHCYSNKVFAKIAGGVGINHLGATKFSRIPIPLAPASEQVEIANEVERQLSILKKSEEMIEANLVRASRNRQSILQRAFEGKLAPQDPNDEPANILLERIRSEQARTHATISKPRRKGTRKMKERLPISGVIEKHPKGATPEVVFAEAGLNGEELNDVDQFYSELDQLVSKRSVEVIRPDSKSVIIKPRTK; encoded by the coding sequence ATGAGTGAAAAATATAATCTTCCTGAATCTTGGGAGACAGTACTTCTGATCGATGTGCTGGAATTAAATCCTGCCAAGCTGGTAATTTCTACAGATGATGAATCCCATTTCGTTTTCGTACCTATGTCTGCCGTCTCCGCTGAATTTGGAGGTATTGATGTCTCAGGCAAGCGTCCATATCGAGAAGTGAAAAAAGGTTATACTCAGTTCCAAGCCGCCGACGTGCTCTTTGCGAAAATAACGCCTTGCATGGAGAACGGGAAGATTGCGGTAGTCCCTGAATTGGATTCCCAGGTTGGCTATGGATCTACTGAGTTTCACGTATTGCGATCGTTAATGCATGTCGATCCAAAGTGGATTGCATATTACCTTTCGCAATCTTCGGTGCGACGTGATGCAAAGCGAAATATGACGGGAAGTGCAGGCCAGCTTCGCGTACCCAAAAGGTGGCTTGAGAAGCTAAGAATTCCTATCGCACCATTGAAGGAACAGAAACGTATCGTCGAAAAGATCGAAGAACTCTTCTCAGAACTTGATGCCGGGGTGGCGGCACTTGAGCGGGCCAAGACCAAACTGAAGCGATACCGAGCCAGCGTTCTCAAGGCCGCTGTGCATGGCTCTCTCACCGCGGACTGGCGATCCAAGCATCCCGAAGTGGAACCCGCCTCCCAACTCCTCGAACGCATCCTCGCCGAGCGTCGCCGCAAGTGGGAAGAAGAGCAACTCGCCAAGTTTGAAACAGCGGGAAAGAAGCCGCCGAAGGATTGGCGGGAAAGGTACAAGGAACCATTCACGCCCGATCCTTCTGAATTACCAGAACTTCCCAAATCCTGGTGTTGGGCTTCCGTAGACCAGATGGGAGAGGTTCAACTTGGGCGGCAAAGGTCGCCTCAGAAGCGTTCGAAAGATTACCCAACGAAATACATTCGAGCAGCCAACATTACCGAAGAAGGAATTGATACTTCTAATATTCTGGAGATGGAATTTACGCCTTCTGAGGTAGATCGATTTCGGATGAAAAAAGGGGATCTCGTTGTATCCGAGGCGTCGGGAAGTTCAAATCAAGTTGGTAAGCCAGCTATCTGGAATAATGAACTGCCCGTTTGTTGTTTTCAAAATACGGTCATACGCCTTAGACCAGAGGGAGTGCGAAGCGACTACCTGCTAGTCATCTTAAAACACTGCTATTCCAACAAAGTATTCGCAAAGATCGCTGGCGGTGTTGGCATCAATCATCTCGGGGCAACCAAGTTCTCCAGAATCCCGATTCCGCTCGCCCCGGCATCAGAACAAGTCGAAATTGCAAACGAAGTAGAGCGGCAACTATCTATTCTTAAGAAGTCCGAGGAAATGATTGAGGCAAACCTCGTTCGTGCATCCCGAAACCGCCAGAGCATTCTTCAACGGGCATTTGAAGGAAAGCTCGCCCCACAAGATCCAAATGATGAACCTGCTAACATTCTGCTGGAGCGTATTCGTTCTGAGCAAGCAAGAACACACGCTACGATTTCAAAGCCAAGAAGAAAAGGAACTCGGAAGATGAAAGAGCGACTGCCCATTAGTGGGGTTATTGAGAAGCATCCCAAAGGAGCAACTCCAGAAGTGGTTTTCGCTGAGGCTGGCTTAAATGGTGAAGAACTAAATGACGTAGATCAGTTCTATTCAGAATTGGATCAACTCGTATCTAAGAGGAGTGTCGAGGTGATACGCCCAGATTCAAAGTCAGTCATCATCAAGCCGAGGACAAAATGA
- a CDS encoding type I restriction endonuclease subunit R, with product MTPEALARTRIDQKLQASGWIVQDYSEVNISAGLGVAIREFPLSTGFADYMLYVDGKAIGVVEAKPDGHTLAGVETQSGKYLQGLPNNLPNYRLPLPFAYESTGVETQFSNYLEPDARSREVFSFHQPGELLHLVKLEQQTRGLLREMPELNSDRLWKVQVESILNLERSLAENRPRSLIQMATGSGKTFTAVNFCYRLIKFAKAKRILFLVDRNNLGKQTLNEFQQFDSPYNAYKFTEEFTIQHLKRNTIDPASKVCITTIQRLYSMLKGEEEFQEENEEASLFETPSSVISEPLPVVYNAQIPIGTFDFIVVDECHRSIYNIWRQVLDYFDAFLIGLTATPTAQTIGFFKKNLVQEYTHEKAVTDGVNVGYDVYRIETQVTKDGAELIKQPGIFVPHRDRRTKKKQYKELDDDLTYTANQLDRDVVCDDQIRLVIKTFRDKLPEIFPGRSEVPKTLIFAKTDQHAEDIVRIVREEFGKGNDFCQKITSKSTGKKPDDLLAEFRTMYNPRIAVTVDMIATGTDVKPLECLLFMRNIRSLSYFEQMKGRGCRVIDSDTLLSVTPDAKHKTHFVIVDAVGVCESEKTATKPLDRKPSVSTEKLMGLVATGAADPDLVTALAARLARLAQQLEPEPTEAIEEASGGKSLDELSSDLLGSVDPDEVTTEAVTKFNIPGDQEPTEEQYKEVEQERMRTALKPFHNPKLRGSVLNSKRSLEQVIDERTTDSLIRAGFDQAAREKAQSLISSFCQFIEDNKSEIEALQILYSKPHRARLRYSQVKQLAQAIQRPPYSLNSERLWHAFETVAPEKVKGHGGKQLVDVIALVRHALDPDSLLSTIGETVQQRYQDWLANQEAKGAKFTLDQRKWLDAIKDHIATSLAIEQDDLDDVPFNQIGGLGKAYELFGDQLAAILEELNARLAA from the coding sequence GTGACTCCAGAAGCATTAGCCCGCACCAGGATCGACCAGAAGCTGCAAGCCAGTGGCTGGATCGTTCAAGATTACTCCGAGGTCAACATCTCGGCAGGTCTGGGCGTTGCTATTCGCGAGTTCCCACTTTCCACCGGCTTCGCCGATTACATGCTCTACGTCGATGGCAAAGCGATCGGCGTTGTCGAGGCCAAACCTGATGGGCATACGCTCGCAGGCGTGGAAACCCAGTCCGGCAAGTATCTGCAAGGGCTGCCGAACAATCTTCCCAATTACCGGCTTCCGCTTCCTTTCGCCTACGAATCCACTGGCGTAGAAACGCAGTTCAGCAATTACCTGGAGCCAGACGCTCGCAGCCGCGAAGTCTTCAGCTTTCATCAGCCAGGAGAGCTTTTGCATCTGGTGAAATTGGAGCAGCAGACACGCGGGCTCCTTCGCGAGATGCCAGAGCTTAACTCCGATCGCCTCTGGAAGGTCCAGGTTGAATCGATTCTCAACCTAGAAAGATCCCTTGCCGAGAATCGGCCTCGTTCGCTTATTCAAATGGCGACCGGAAGCGGTAAAACCTTTACGGCGGTCAACTTCTGCTACCGGCTGATCAAATTCGCCAAGGCGAAGCGAATTCTGTTCCTGGTCGATCGCAACAACTTGGGAAAGCAGACCCTCAACGAATTTCAGCAATTCGACAGCCCTTACAACGCTTACAAGTTCACCGAGGAGTTTACGATCCAGCACCTGAAGCGGAATACGATCGATCCCGCCTCCAAAGTCTGCATCACCACGATTCAGCGGCTCTATTCCATGCTCAAGGGGGAAGAGGAGTTCCAGGAAGAGAACGAAGAAGCCTCCCTTTTTGAAACCCCGTCCTCCGTCATTAGCGAGCCGCTTCCTGTCGTCTATAATGCCCAGATTCCGATCGGCACGTTCGACTTCATCGTAGTCGATGAATGCCACCGATCGATCTACAACATCTGGCGACAGGTGCTCGATTACTTCGACGCGTTCCTTATCGGCCTGACTGCGACCCCCACAGCTCAAACAATCGGGTTCTTCAAAAAGAACCTGGTCCAAGAGTACACCCATGAAAAGGCGGTCACGGATGGGGTCAACGTGGGGTACGACGTCTATCGGATTGAAACGCAAGTCACCAAGGACGGGGCAGAATTGATCAAGCAGCCAGGCATCTTCGTGCCGCATCGAGACCGACGCACGAAGAAAAAGCAGTACAAGGAACTCGACGACGATCTGACCTACACCGCGAATCAACTCGATCGTGACGTGGTTTGCGACGATCAGATTCGTCTGGTGATCAAGACGTTTCGCGACAAACTGCCCGAGATCTTTCCTGGCCGTAGCGAAGTTCCCAAGACGCTCATCTTCGCGAAGACCGATCAGCACGCGGAAGACATTGTGCGGATCGTTCGCGAAGAGTTCGGCAAAGGCAACGATTTTTGCCAGAAGATTACCTCCAAGAGCACCGGAAAGAAGCCCGATGATCTGCTGGCCGAGTTCCGCACCATGTATAACCCGCGAATCGCGGTAACGGTCGATATGATTGCCACCGGGACCGATGTGAAGCCGCTGGAATGCCTCCTGTTCATGCGGAACATTCGCTCCCTTTCCTACTTCGAGCAGATGAAGGGCCGCGGCTGTCGCGTGATTGATTCCGACACGCTTCTCAGCGTTACGCCCGATGCTAAACACAAGACACACTTCGTGATCGTGGATGCCGTGGGCGTTTGCGAAAGCGAGAAGACCGCTACCAAGCCGCTCGATCGCAAGCCTTCCGTCTCCACCGAAAAGCTGATGGGGCTGGTCGCTACTGGAGCTGCCGACCCTGATCTGGTTACTGCGTTGGCGGCTCGGCTTGCTCGCTTGGCCCAGCAATTGGAGCCAGAGCCGACAGAAGCCATTGAAGAAGCCTCAGGCGGAAAGTCGCTGGACGAACTGAGTAGTGATCTGCTTGGCAGCGTCGATCCCGACGAAGTAACGACGGAAGCGGTGACGAAATTCAACATTCCTGGCGACCAGGAGCCTACGGAAGAGCAGTACAAGGAAGTGGAACAAGAGCGGATGCGAACCGCGTTGAAGCCTTTTCACAACCCCAAGCTACGGGGCTCAGTCCTCAACTCTAAGCGATCGCTGGAACAGGTTATCGACGAACGAACGACCGATTCCCTCATCCGGGCCGGGTTTGATCAAGCAGCTCGCGAAAAGGCTCAGTCGTTGATCTCAAGCTTCTGCCAGTTCATTGAAGACAACAAAAGCGAGATCGAAGCCCTTCAGATTCTTTACTCAAAACCGCACCGGGCTAGACTCCGTTATAGCCAAGTCAAACAACTCGCCCAGGCGATTCAGCGGCCTCCCTATTCGCTCAATTCAGAACGCCTCTGGCACGCCTTCGAGACCGTGGCACCGGAGAAGGTAAAAGGGCACGGGGGAAAGCAACTTGTCGATGTCATCGCCCTGGTACGTCACGCCCTCGATCCCGATTCGCTCCTTTCCACCATCGGCGAAACCGTGCAGCAACGGTACCAAGACTGGCTCGCCAATCAGGAAGCCAAGGGAGCGAAGTTCACGCTCGATCAACGCAAATGGCTCGATGCAATCAAAGACCATATCGCTACTAGTCTGGCGATTGAGCAAGACGATTTGGACGACGTGCCATTCAATCAAATTGGCGGTCTCGGTAAGGCGTATGAACTGTTTGGTGATCAGCTTGCGGCCATCCTCGAAGAGTTGAATGCGAGGTTGGCCGCATGA
- a CDS encoding GIY-YIG nuclease family protein translates to MNLEVPQRPFSIRIFVPNGDPDGLRLVEKSNWSGIGVVFNRTNYKQAVTRPEFERTGVYVLVGNSSNGALPTIYIGEGDPVGARLNSHYSRKDFWDWAVFFVTKDNSLNKAHVQRMEVRLLELAKAAKQSKLDNLNMPSPPTLSEADVADVDSFLLDMLSIFPLVGLSVFEKTETRSNSLETLSIEAKGVTAMGYEDTKGFVVREGSEAVKAETATIHQYMSNLRGDLLEQGVLNDTGDRYRFAQDHVFSSPSTAAGVILGRSANGRTEWKSKDGRTLKELQTQESASIDDED, encoded by the coding sequence ATGAATCTCGAAGTTCCCCAGCGACCGTTTTCTATCCGTATCTTTGTTCCAAATGGTGATCCCGATGGGCTGCGTCTCGTCGAGAAATCCAATTGGAGCGGAATTGGCGTCGTCTTCAACCGTACCAACTACAAGCAGGCCGTGACTCGTCCGGAGTTTGAGCGAACCGGGGTCTACGTCCTTGTGGGCAATTCCAGCAACGGAGCCCTGCCAACCATTTACATTGGCGAAGGTGATCCCGTCGGTGCCCGCTTGAACTCGCACTACAGCCGGAAGGACTTCTGGGACTGGGCCGTTTTCTTCGTCACCAAGGACAACAGCCTCAACAAGGCTCACGTTCAGCGGATGGAAGTTCGCCTCCTGGAACTCGCTAAGGCCGCGAAGCAATCGAAGCTCGACAACCTCAACATGCCTTCCCCGCCGACCCTTTCGGAGGCGGATGTGGCCGATGTCGATAGTTTTCTGCTCGACATGCTCAGTATCTTTCCTTTGGTTGGGCTTAGCGTATTCGAGAAAACCGAGACACGGTCGAATTCCCTGGAAACCCTATCTATCGAGGCCAAAGGTGTCACGGCAATGGGTTACGAAGATACTAAGGGCTTTGTCGTTCGGGAAGGCTCTGAGGCGGTGAAGGCCGAAACCGCCACGATACACCAGTACATGTCAAACCTTAGGGGCGATTTGCTCGAACAGGGGGTCTTGAACGATACTGGAGATCGGTACCGTTTCGCCCAGGACCACGTTTTCAGTTCGCCATCCACGGCGGCCGGCGTAATCCTGGGGCGATCGGCCAACGGAAGAACGGAGTGGAAGAGCAAGGACGGGAGAACGCTGAAGGAGTTGCAAACCCAAGAAAGTGCGTCAATCGACGACGAGGATTAA